CGATCCGCCGAGCTCTTCGCCCGCGGTGCGGGCCTCGGCGGCGGAGCGGGCCACGAAACCCCTCGGAATCGGGATGCCGAACTGGCTGAAGATATGCTTCGCCTGAAATTCGTGAAGGTTCATGGGCGCTCCGCCTCCTCCTGTAAAAGTGGCCTTATTCTCCACGATTCATCGAGGCGATTCAAAAGCCGCGTCGAGGTCTCGATTCTGTGACGCATGCCCCGGACGCGGTCCGTGAATCTCCGGCTGAATGGACCCGCAGGCCGCACCCCGGCCAGCGCAATCCAACGGAGGTTATCCCATGCGCAGACAACAGAAGGGCTTCACGCTCATCGAGCTCATGATCGTGGTGGCGATCGTCGGCATCCTCGCCGCCGTCGCCGTCCCGGCCTATTCCGACTACACCACCCGGGCGAAGGTCACCGAGGGCATCGCCGCCGCCGGCGCGGCCAAGACCAGCGTGGCGGATTATTACTATGCCAAAGGGGAGTTTCCCGGAAGCAGCTCTGACGCGGGGTTAGGCGCCGCGACGGACTATTCGACCGATGTCATCAAATCAATGGCAATTGCGGGTACCGGAGGGGGAGTCATTAACGTGGTCTTCCTGGATGCTGTCACGGGTGGTAAAGACAGTACGGAGACCGACCGCAATACTCTGGCGTTCGTCCCCACCGCCTCAGACGCTGGCGCCATAAAATGGAATTGCATCATACCCGGCACCAACGGCCTCTACTCGAAATACGCCCCCGCGAACTGCCGGGATACGTCCGCAAACTGATCATTCTGCGGTTCATAGGCTGGACTAATGCGTCCCCACCGAACGGCCGGGCGGCGATTCACCGGCAGCATCATGCTGGAGACGGTGATCGCCCTGCCGGTGGTGCTGGTACTGGGGCTGTCGGTTACCCAGTGGGCGCTCGTCCACCAGGCGCGGGCGGTGATCGATCACGCCACGCTGATGGCGGCCCGGGCCGGGGCCGTCAACGAGGCCCGCATGGCACCGATGCGCAACGCCTTTGCCCGGGCGATCGTGCCGTTGCATCTCTCCCGCCGCGATGCCGCCGATTTCGAGACGGCGTTTCTGATCCGGGCCACGCCGGATGCACGACTCAACCTCAGGCTGCGCATCCTCAACCCCACCCGCGAGGCATTCGACGATCACGCCGTGCGCGACCGCAAAGGCGGGCGCTATCTGCCGTTCCGTCATCTCGACCGACGCTCCCGCCGGCCCGGCCGCCAAAGCGGGCTCAACATTCAGGATGCGACGCTCCTGCGTGTGCAGGCGACCTATGGCTACCCGCTCAAAGTGCCCTATGCCGGTGCATTCATCCGCCAGGCACTGCGGTTGGCGACGCGCTGGACGACGGCGTACGGCCCCCGCGAGCGCACCATGCTGCTCACTGGCCGACTTCCGATCGTCACCACGGCGACGGTGCGGATGCAGTCGCGAGCCCGCGCCGGGCCACACTTTCCGCAGCGCACCGATCTTGATCGGGTGGCGCGTGAATAAGGCATTTCACGCTAAATGCACCATTTCCGATGCATCTTTCGCGCCATTCTGGCGCAAACTGCCCCGGCTTGACCCCCGTCAACAGCGCAGGCTAGTTTCGGCTCGTCTGTCACATCAGTGACGGCTGGTAATCGGCAAGTGAGCGACATTCTGTCGTCACCCGAAACAGCAACAGGGAGACTCATTTATGAGGTCATCCGCGCTTTTTACGCGTACCGCCATCGGTGCGCTCGCCTTCGGCCTGTCCACGGCCGCCTTCGCCGACACCTGGCGCTATGCGCATGAGGAGTACGAGGGCGACGTCCAGGACGTCTACGCCGTGGCGTTCAAGGACTACATCGAGGCCAACTCCGATCACTCGCTCGAGATCTACCGCTTCGGCGAGCTCGGCGAGTCCGACGACATCATGGAGCAGGCGCAGTCCGGCATCCTCGAGTTCGTCAATCAGTCACCGGGCTTCAGCGGCGCCTGGCTGCCGCCGGCACAGATTTTCTTCGTGCCCTATCTGCTGCCCACCGACGAGCAGACGGTCCTCGAGTTCTTCGAGGAGAGCAAGGCCATCAACGAGATGTTCCCCGAGCTTTATGCCGAGCATGATCTCGAGCTGCTGAACATGTACCCCGAGGGCGAAATGGTGGTCACCGCCGACGAGCCGATCACCAGTCCGGCCGATTTCGACAACAAGAAGATCCGGACGATGACCAATCCGCTGCTCTCCGAGACCTACGAGGCCTTCGGTGCCAGTCCGACGCCGCTGCCCTGGGGCGAGGTCTACGGTGGTCTGCAGACCGGCGTGATCGATGGCCAGGAAAACCCGATCTTCTGGATCGAGGGTGGCAAACTCTACGAGGTGTCTCCCCACCTGACCTTCACCGGTCACGGCTGGTTCGTCACCGCCTCCATGGCCAACCAGGACTTCTTCGAGGACCTGTCGGACAGCGAGCAGCAGCTGATCCGCGAGGCGTCCGACGCGGCCTACGACCACACCATGGAGCATATCCAGGGGCTGGCCGAGGAGTCGCTCGCAAAGATCCGCGAGGCCTCCGACAAAGTGACGGTCACGCGGCTGACCGACGAGCAGATCGCGGCCTTCAAGGCCCAGGCGCCGCAGGTCGAAAAGGCCTACCTCGAGATGACCGGCAAGGCTGGCGAGCGGCTGCTCGAGCAGTTCAAGGCCGACCTCCAGGCGGTTAAGGCCGACTGATCCGCAACCTGACATCGCGTCAGCATTAGGGGTGGCCGGCATCGCGGGCCGCCCCTCTCTACATACAAAAGCTTACGGAGGCGGGCCGAGCATGAACGCAGAAGACGAAGCCGCGGAACGGTCCTATCGGTCCGACCTACCGGGGCTACTCGGTACCCTCGATACCTTTCTATCCCGCCTCGAGGCCTTCATTCTCGCCTCGGGCGTCCTGCTGATGGCCGCGAACACCGTCGCCAACGTGGTGGGCCGGTTCGTGTTCGGCGAGAGCATTTCCGCTTCCGGCGAGATCAACCGGGTGCTCATCATCCTGATCACGTTTGCCGGGATCGGCTACGCGGCCCGCCACGGGCGCCATATCCGCATGTCGGCGATTTACGACGCCTTTCCGGTGGGAGGCCGCAAGATCGCGATGATCCTTATCTCGCTGATCACCTCGGCGACCATGTTCTTCCTGCTGTACTTCTCGGTCGGCTACATCATCGACGTGTACGGCAGCGGTCGGGTTCTGCCCTCTCTCGGGTTCCCGGTCTGGACCGCCTACGTCTGGGTCCCGCTCGGATTCGGGATTACCGGTATCCAGTATCTGCTCACCGCCGTTAAGAACATTCGCGAGAAAGACGTCTACCTGTCCACGGTCGTCGTCGACGGCTACCGCGACACCGAAACCGAGGTCTAGACCATGGCCGCCATCATGTTCAGCGCCATGGTGCTCCTGCTGCTGCTCGGATTCCCGATGATGGTGCCGCTGATCGCCGGGGCGGTCATCGGCTTTACCATGATGTTCGGTGGCTTCGGGCAGATGGAGACGCTGATCCAGCAGATGCTTGCCGGGATCCGGCCGGCGTCGCTGATCGCGGTACCGATGTTCATCCTCGCCGCCGATATCATGACCCGGGGCAACTCCGCCGAGCGGCTGATCAACATGGTCATGAGCTTTATCGGCCATATCAAGGGCGGGCTGGCGGTCAGCACTGCGGCCTCGTGCACGCTGTTCGGCGCGGTCTCGGGCTCCACTCAGGCGACGGTAGTCGCCATCGGTTCTCCCCTGCGCCCACGCATGCTCAAGGCCGGTTACAAGGATCCGTTCACGCTGGCGCTGATCATCAACTCGAGCGACATCGCCTTTCTGATCCCGCCGAGCATCGGCATGATCGTCTACGGCGTCATCTCCGAGACGTCCATCAGCGAGCTGTTCGTGGCCGGCATCGTCCCGGGGTTGATGATCCTGCTGATGTTCTCGGTGTATTGCATCATCTACTCCTACATCAAGGATGTACCCACGGAGGAGAAGTCGAGCTGGGGCGAGCGCCTGACCGCGGTCCGCATGGCGCTCTGGCCACTGGGCTTTCCGGTGATCATCGTGGGCGGTATCTACGGCGGCGTGTTCAGCCCTACCGAGGCCGCTGCGGCCTGTGTGCTCTACGCGCTCATCCTCGAGTTCGGTATCTTCCGCTCGCTGCGGGCCCGCGAGATCTGGGCCATTGCCAAGTCGACGGGGCTGATCACGGCGGTGGTGTTCATCCTGGTCGGCGCGGGCAACGGCTTTTCCTGGATCATTTCCTTTGCCCAGATCCCCGATGCCGTGCTGAGCGCGGCGGGCATCAACGACGCGGGGCCCGTGGGCGTGCTGATCGCGATCTGCGTGGCGTTCTTTGTCGCCTGCATGTTCGTCGACCCCATCGTGGTGATCCTGGTGCTCACGCCGATCTTCATGCCGGCGGTGGAGGCCACCGGCCTCGACCCGGTCCTGGTGGGTATCCTGATCACCCTGCAGGTGGCCATCGGATCGGCCACGCCGCCGTTCGGCTGTGACATATTCACCGCGATCGCGATATTCAAGCGCCCCTACATGGAGGTCATACGCGGAACACCCCCGTTTGTCCTCATGCTGGTGGTCGCGGCGGCACTCCTGATCACGTTTCCACAGATCGCGCTGGGTCTGCGCGACCTGATGTTCAACTAGGGGCGGCGTATGGCGTTGTTCAATCGAATCCTGGTCCCCGTCGACGGCTCGAGCGGCGCGATGTCCGCCCTGCACAAGGTGATCGGTCTGCAGCGACTGACCGGGGCCGAGGTGTTCGTGCTCTGCGTTTTCAAGCACCACAGCCTGCGCGAGGCATCGCTGTCGATGGTCCGGCCGAGCCGCATGAATATGCCCGACGATGCACTCAAGGAGTACGCCACCGATATCGCGATGGCCGCCAAGCAGTCGGTGATCGACCACCATGTCCCGCATGATCGGGTCCGGGCGTTCGTGAAGGGCGGACGGCCGGCCAGTACCATCGTGCAGTTCGCGCGCCAGCGGGAGTGCGACCTGATCGTCATCGGTGCCCAGGGCACCACCGACGAGGCCAGCATGATCCTTGGCAGTGTCGCCCACCGCGTCGCCGGCGGGGCCCACTGCCCGGTCCTGGTGGTGTAGCCGGCGGTCAGCCGAACGCGAACAGCACGCCGGCGGCGACCAGCGCCATCCAGACGTAGATCGCACGCCGCAGCAGCGCATGCGCGTCGTCGACGGCCTCGGCGGTCAGATCCCGCGGCACGGTGGCCGGTGGCACGCCGAGTGCGGCCATCCCGGTCTCCGCCAGTCGGCGCGATGACGGCATCCCCGATTCGTCCTCCCAGACGTTCCAGGCGGCACTGAAATGCCCGGCCAGCGCCAGCGCCAGCGCCATCAACCGATCCGGCAGCCAGTCCAGCAGCGCGAGGAGTTTCTCGGCGCGGCCGCAGTAGCCCGGACCGGCGTTGTCATGGCAGTTGCCGAACGCCCGCGCCATCACGACCAGCCGATAGCCGAACGCCCCCAGCGGGCCGATCAGGACGAACCAGAGCACCGGGGCGAAAAGCCGGGTGCGGGCGCGCAGCACGAGATGCCCGACCGCCGCTTCGGGCATGGCCTCGAACGCCTCGCTCCGGTCGCGCCCACCGGAGAGCTGATGGAGGGCCGCCGCGGCGCCCGCCTCGTCACCCCGTCGCCAGGCCGCGGTAAAGGCGGCCACTTCGCTCTCCAGCGTCTCGCCACCGCCAAACGCGAAGCACAGTGCCGCGACGCTGAGTGCGAGCCCGATCAGCCCCGATAGCGCATCGCCGAGCGTCCACTGCACCAGCGCCACGGGCAGCAGCAGCGGCACCAGCACAAGCGTCAGGCCGAGGCCGTTATCCCAGGCCCGCAATGGCATCAGTCGCGCCTGCAGCCGGGCGGCATAGCGGAAGAAGCCGCGGGC
The Spiribacter vilamensis DNA segment above includes these coding regions:
- a CDS encoding pilin, with translation MRRQQKGFTLIELMIVVAIVGILAAVAVPAYSDYTTRAKVTEGIAAAGAAKTSVADYYYAKGEFPGSSSDAGLGAATDYSTDVIKSMAIAGTGGGVINVVFLDAVTGGKDSTETDRNTLAFVPTASDAGAIKWNCIIPGTNGLYSKYAPANCRDTSAN
- a CDS encoding TadE/TadG family type IV pilus assembly protein → MRPHRTAGRRFTGSIMLETVIALPVVLVLGLSVTQWALVHQARAVIDHATLMAARAGAVNEARMAPMRNAFARAIVPLHLSRRDAADFETAFLIRATPDARLNLRLRILNPTREAFDDHAVRDRKGGRYLPFRHLDRRSRRPGRQSGLNIQDATLLRVQATYGYPLKVPYAGAFIRQALRLATRWTTAYGPRERTMLLTGRLPIVTTATVRMQSRARAGPHFPQRTDLDRVARE
- the dctP gene encoding TRAP transporter substrate-binding protein DctP, with product MRSSALFTRTAIGALAFGLSTAAFADTWRYAHEEYEGDVQDVYAVAFKDYIEANSDHSLEIYRFGELGESDDIMEQAQSGILEFVNQSPGFSGAWLPPAQIFFVPYLLPTDEQTVLEFFEESKAINEMFPELYAEHDLELLNMYPEGEMVVTADEPITSPADFDNKKIRTMTNPLLSETYEAFGASPTPLPWGEVYGGLQTGVIDGQENPIFWIEGGKLYEVSPHLTFTGHGWFVTASMANQDFFEDLSDSEQQLIREASDAAYDHTMEHIQGLAEESLAKIREASDKVTVTRLTDEQIAAFKAQAPQVEKAYLEMTGKAGERLLEQFKADLQAVKAD
- a CDS encoding TRAP transporter small permease; its protein translation is MNAEDEAAERSYRSDLPGLLGTLDTFLSRLEAFILASGVLLMAANTVANVVGRFVFGESISASGEINRVLIILITFAGIGYAARHGRHIRMSAIYDAFPVGGRKIAMILISLITSATMFFLLYFSVGYIIDVYGSGRVLPSLGFPVWTAYVWVPLGFGITGIQYLLTAVKNIREKDVYLSTVVVDGYRDTETEV
- a CDS encoding TRAP transporter large permease; its protein translation is MAAIMFSAMVLLLLLGFPMMVPLIAGAVIGFTMMFGGFGQMETLIQQMLAGIRPASLIAVPMFILAADIMTRGNSAERLINMVMSFIGHIKGGLAVSTAASCTLFGAVSGSTQATVVAIGSPLRPRMLKAGYKDPFTLALIINSSDIAFLIPPSIGMIVYGVISETSISELFVAGIVPGLMILLMFSVYCIIYSYIKDVPTEEKSSWGERLTAVRMALWPLGFPVIIVGGIYGGVFSPTEAAAACVLYALILEFGIFRSLRAREIWAIAKSTGLITAVVFILVGAGNGFSWIISFAQIPDAVLSAAGINDAGPVGVLIAICVAFFVACMFVDPIVVILVLTPIFMPAVEATGLDPVLVGILITLQVAIGSATPPFGCDIFTAIAIFKRPYMEVIRGTPPFVLMLVVAAALLITFPQIALGLRDLMFN
- a CDS encoding universal stress protein, producing MALFNRILVPVDGSSGAMSALHKVIGLQRLTGAEVFVLCVFKHHSLREASLSMVRPSRMNMPDDALKEYATDIAMAAKQSVIDHHVPHDRVRAFVKGGRPASTIVQFARQRECDLIVIGAQGTTDEASMILGSVAHRVAGGAHCPVLVV
- the ampE gene encoding regulatory signaling modulator protein AmpE; the protein is MKLLALIAALVINGYLPPGGWRSARGFFRYAARLQARLMPLRAWDNGLGLTLVLVPLLLPVALVQWTLGDALSGLIGLALSVAALCFAFGGGETLESEVAAFTAAWRRGDEAGAAAALHQLSGGRDRSEAFEAMPEAAVGHLVLRARTRLFAPVLWFVLIGPLGAFGYRLVVMARAFGNCHDNAGPGYCGRAEKLLALLDWLPDRLMALALALAGHFSAAWNVWEDESGMPSSRRLAETGMAALGVPPATVPRDLTAEAVDDAHALLRRAIYVWMALVAAGVLFAFG